The following are from one region of the Actinomycetota bacterium genome:
- a CDS encoding sigma-70 family RNA polymerase sigma factor: GRELAERYVRASEVRDALSRLPDEQREVLRLAYFGDCTQAQIAAQLDIPLGTVKARTFRGLRRLGQLLASDHQ; this comes from the coding sequence ACGGCCGAGAGCTGGCCGAGCGTTACGTGCGGGCGAGCGAGGTCCGCGACGCGCTCAGCCGCCTGCCTGACGAGCAGCGCGAGGTACTGAGGCTGGCCTACTTCGGCGACTGCACCCAGGCCCAGATCGCCGCCCAGCTGGACATTCCTCTCGGAACGGTCAAGGCACGCACATTTCGGGGCCTCCGCCGGCTTGGCCAACTCCTTGCGTCGGATCATCAGTAG